One stretch of Arachis duranensis cultivar V14167 chromosome 1, aradu.V14167.gnm2.J7QH, whole genome shotgun sequence DNA includes these proteins:
- the LOC127745703 gene encoding uncharacterized protein LOC127745703 — GDHVFLKVTPTTGVGREIKAKKLNPRYIGPFQILERVGPVAYRMALPPHLSNLHDVFHVSQLRKYTPDASHVLEPESVQLREDLTLPIAPVRIDDTSIKRLHGKEVSLVKVAWSRGGVEEHTWELESEMRTDYPH; from the coding sequence ggagaccatgttttccttaaggttactccgactacgggagtaggtagggagattaaagcaaagaagttgaatcctcgatacattggtccatttcaaatcctggagagggttggaccggtggcgtatcggatggctctacctcctcatctttcgaacctgcacgacgtgtttcacgtgtcgcagcttcggaagtacactcctgatgctagccatgtgttagaacctgagtcggttcagttaagggaagatttgacgcttccaattgctccagtcagaattgatgatactagtatcaaacggttgcatggaaaagaggtttcattagtcaaagtggcatggagtcgaggcggtgttgaggaacacacttgggaacttgagtcggagatgcgaacggattatccgcac